The Gloeomargarita lithophora Alchichica-D10 genomic sequence TTGAGGACAATCGCCTGCATTTGTACTTTAATACAGGGATGGAATTTTCCCTCAATAACCAAGGAAAAAAGGGGGTACAGGCCAGTCCTCTTGACCCAAGCAGACGGTATGATGCCCGCACTCGTCCCTGGTACCAAAAAGCTTTGACCCAACCAGAGCCGGTCTGGACGGATGTGTATGTTTCTTTCAGTACCGGACGCTTGGCAATCACGGCGGCGCAGGTGGTGAAAACGCCCCAGGGTCGGGTGGTGGGCGCAACGGGAGCCGATGTGGAACTCACCCGTCTGAGTGAATTTCTGGGTGCTCTGAGGATTGGCCGCAGTGGGGAAGCCTTTATTGTTGACCCGGCGGGGCTGGTGGTGGCGGATTCCACCGGCGATACCATGAGTCTGCTGCAAAATCGGGAGCGGGTCAAGGCCACGGATAGTCCCCATCCCATGATTCAGCAGGCCGCTCAGTGGTTGCAGGAAAACGAGGGGACAAAACAGGCGACCCCAGAGCCGGTGCGGGTGAATTTGGGTGGTGCAGCCCACTTTCTCCATGCGGTGCCCTACCAAGACCCCCGGGGGCTGGATTGGTTGTTGGTGCTGGTGGTGCCGGAGGTGGATTTCCTGGAGGGGATTTATGCGGGTAATATCCTGACGGCATTTTTGTGCGGGGTGACTTTGGTGACGGCTCTGGGGCTGGGGTTGATGCTCAGCCGTTGGTTCAGCCAGCCGGTAAAACGGTTGGTAAAGGCCACCGAAGCCATTGCCCAGGGAGAACGAGGTTTGCAGGTGCCGGTGGGGGGGGTTTGGGAACTGGCGCAACTCGCCCAAAGTTTTAACCAAATGTCCCAACAACTGGCCGATTCATTCACCGCATTGGAAACCCTCAATCAAGACCTGGAAGACCGCGTAGAACAACGCACCCAGCAGGTGCAGGCCAGTGAACGCCAATTTCGCACCCTCACCAGCAATATTCCGGGGATGGTGTTTCGCTCCCAAAAACTGGATGGCTATGATTTTGTCTATCTTTCTGACCCGATTGCACAAATTACCGGTTATTCTGCCCCGGAATTTCTCAATCATCAGCAACAGTATTGGCAACTCATCATCCCGGAGGATCAAGAAACAGTTTTAACCGCCCTTTTGAACAGCCGTGTCCTGGGTCATACCTATACAATTGAATACCGGATTCAACGGGCGGATGGGCAAATTGTCTGGGTGAATGAACGGGGGCAAGGGGCACAGTGCGACACGGGGGAAATTCGCTACCGGGATGGGGTGATTTTTGACATTACCCAGCGCAAGGATTTTGAACAACAACTGGAGGAGGCGCGCCAAAAAGCGGAAAGTGCCAACCGTGCCAAAAGCACTTTTCTCGCCAATATGAGCCACGAATTGCGGACTCCCTTAAATGCCATCATCGGGTTTAGTCAAATCCTCAACCGTGACCCCCAATTATCGGAAAAACAACGGGAAACCGTGGGGACAATTAACCGCAGTGGTGAGCATTTATTAAATTTAATTAATGACGTTTTGGATATGGCAAAAATCGAAGCGGGTAAGCTGGTTTTACAGCCCTCCAGTTTTGATTTACACCAGATGCTGAAAACCATTCAAGATATGTTAAATGTGCGCGCCCAGGCGAAAAATTTACGTTTAGTTTTTGAACAAAGTCCCGACCTGCCCCACGCCATAGAAACCGATGAAAATAAACTGCGCCAGGTGTTAATCAATTTAATTAGTAATGCCATCAAATTCACCAAAGAAGGGGGCGTATCGGTGGCAGTACAGGCGTTAGGCCAAACCGAAACCAGTTGCACCCTGCGGTTTGCGGTCACGGATACGGGGGTGGGCATGACCCCTGATGAGTTAAAGCAATTATTTCAAGCATTCGTGCAGACGGATACCAGTAAAAAAGTCAGCGAAGGCACGGGGTTAGGTTTAGCCATCTCTCGTCAGTTTGTGCAACTCATGGGTGGCGATATTACCGTCACCAGTGAAAAGGGCGTGGGAACCACATTTAGTTTTACGATTCAAGCCCAACTAAGCACCGTGGAATCGGTGGCAGAATTGACCCCCAAAACCGTCAAAGTGGTGGCACCGGGGCAACCGGAATATCGTTTGTTAATTGTGGATGATAAGTTGGAAAACCGCCAGGTCTTGAAAGCCTTATTAGAGTCCATTGGCCTGAGTTCCCGTGAGGCCACCAACGGTCAAGAAGCTGTGGAACTTTGGCAGACTTGGCAACCCCATCTCATCTGGATGGATTTGCAGATGCCGGTGATGAATGGTTTAGAGGCGACTAATTATATTAAATCCCATCACTCAGAAATACCAAAGCCCATTATTATTGCCCTCTCCGCCAGTGTTTTTGAAGAAGAAAAACGCCATGCTTTGACCGTTGGTTTTGATGATTTTGTGATCAAACCCTATCGGGAAACCACCATTTTTGCCAAATTAGAACAGTTCCTCGGCCTGAAATTTATCTACGACACGGATAGCCCCAACCTCCCTGCGTCTTCCTCGGCATCAAAACTTTTAACCCGGGAAGATTTACAGGTTTTACCTGCCGATTGGTTGCAGGAATTTCATCGCGCTGCCGTCAGTTTGAATAGCCGTAAAATGAACCAGCTTATTAGTCAAATCAGTGATAATCATGGGGAATTGGCTAGTACGCTCAAACGCATGGTCAAACAGGTTCAAATTGAGCCTTTAATTGCGCTCACGGAAGCACTAATTACGGGTTAGGTATTTCCTGTAAACTGGGGGTAATCACTATTTGGAGAGCCGTCCCGATGGTACAACGCTGGACAGATGAGATGTTGGATCGGCAAGCTGAAGAAAACACCCGTGCCTTTCGGGAGTTGCGGGAGGCCATTGGTCGTCTGGAAACCCAAGTTGCCGCCAATACCCAAGCTGTTGCCGCCAATACCCAAGCCATTGCCGCTAATACCCAAGCCATTGCCGAACTGCGGGAGGGACAGGCCATGATGATGCAAATTGTCATGCAACAGCAAACCAATATCCAAGAATTGCGCCAGGATACCCGCCGGATTTTGGATGCCCTGATCAACCCACCGCCAATGAACGGGCATCGCTAATCATTTACTGGGAAATATAGCGTTTTTTGTTTGCGTATGATTTGGCATCAAATGGCACTGGAAATTGAACTATAGCAATATGACACGATTTACGAACAGAAATTCCACAGAACCAAGGGCGGGGGCGGTGCCCCTGCGACCGCTATTCTAAACCCAATTAGGATTGCTATAGGTTTAGTAAACTTAGGGTAATCACTATTTGGAGAGCCGTCCCGATGGCACAACGCTGGACAGATGAGATGTTGGATCGGCAAGCCGAAGAAAACACCCGTGCCTTTCGGGAGTTGCGGGAGGCCATTGGTCGTCTGGAAACCCAAGTTGCCGCCAATACCCAAGCTGTTGCCGCTAATACCCAAGCCATTGCCGAACTGCGGGAGGGACAGGCCATGATGATGCAAATTGTCATGCAACAGCAAACCAATATCCAAGAATTGCGCCAGGATACCCGCCGGATTTTGGATGCCCTGATCAACCCACCGCCAATGAACGGGCATCGCTAATCATTTACTGGGAAATATAGCGTTTTTTGTTTGCGTATGATTTGGCATCAAATGGCACTGGAAATTGAACTAGGTTTAGTAAACTTGGGGTAATCACTATTTGGAGAGCCGTCCCGATGGCACAACGCTGGACAGATGAGATGTTGGATCGGCAAGCTGAAGAAAACACCCGTGCCTTTCGGGAGTTGCGGGAGGCCATTGGTCGTCTGGAAACCCAAGTTGCCGCCAATACCCAAGCCATTGCCGAACTGCGGGAGGGACAGGCCATGATGATGCAAATTGTCATGCAACAGCAAACCAATATCCAAGAATTGCGCCAGGATACCCGCCGGATTTTGGATGCCCTGATCAACCCACCGCCAATGAACGGGCATCACTAATTACGCTTGAAAAAAACCTAAATCTGTAAAGTTGCCCCTAATTTCTGCAAACGACGGCGAATCCAAGCAACAAATGTCACCTGGTCTTTTCCCTTACTATCAATTAAACCTAAATCCCGTAGTTGTTGACATACCGTTGTGACAATTTCTTGCCGATGACTCAATTCCTGGGTAATCGCTTCCGCTAATTGGGGGTCGCTGGCCAAGAGATGCTCCATATTTTCCCGACTGATGGCAAACAACACCGTATCCGCCATCGCCCGATAGGTTGCCGGACAGGGAATATCCAACATAATCGGCACCTCCCCAAAGAAATAACCCGTTTCACCACTGGCCAACTGCCGCTCCAATTTCGTTTGATAAACCTCCATTTCTCCACGCAAAACAATACAAAAGGCGGGCATCTGTTCCCCTTCCTGCGCCACCGCTTCCCCAGGACGGAGATAAACTCGATACCCCATCTCAATCAAATGGCGCAACTGCACCCGGTTATAGTTTTCAAAATAAGTCACCTGTTGTAATAGTTGATGTAGGGGCACCGGGCGACAGGGCGGAGCTTCAGCCACATGACCATTCAAAATGCTTTGCAACTGTTGGGGATGGCGAATCCACATATCCAATTGGGGAAAAGGAACTTCAATTCCATAGCGTTCAAACGCACAAAGAATCCGAAAATAAAGCTCACTTTTGATGGTAATACCCCGGTCAATTTGACCCAGCCAAACCCACAATTCAAAATCCAGGGAGTTCGTCCCAAAACCTAAAAAAATCACCTTCGGGTTCGGGGTACGCAAAACCGCCGGTTCCTCATAGGCAGAAGTCAATAACACCTCCTCCACCACCAACGGGTCAGTCCCATAGGCCACCCCAACCGGCAATTTCAGCCGCCCCAGGGTATTGTTGTAGCTCCAATTCAGGATATTCGTATCCACCAAGCGGCTGTTGGGCACCACCACATCCCCGCCGTTGAAGGTATGAATGGTCGTGGCGCGCATATCAATTTCCCGGATGTGCCCAGTCATCCCGTCCACTTCGATGTAATCCCCCACCTTCAATTTGCGTTCCAACAAAAGCGTCAACCCACTCACCAAATTCCGAGCCGCATCCTGCAACCCAAATCCAATCCCCACCCCCAGCCCCCCGGCCAAAATCGCAAAGGCGGCTAAATCAATGCCACTCGATTGGAGTACCACCAAAAATAAAAACGTCCCTACCCCATAGCTAATTAAGGTAGCAACCGCCTCCCGATTGCCCTCATCAAAGCGGGTGAGAATCCGATATTTGAGGACATATTTCAAACACCGACCAAACAGCACCACCAACAGCAGTGAAATGGTCAACTGCGCCAACCAACTGACACTGATCGCCTCACTCCCTAGATAAAACAGGGGACGGGTCAGGAACATTTGCATCATTTCCAGCCAACGGGCAAAAGTCATCGCTGAAGTTATTGGGAATGCTCAACCATTATATTTTTTCTACCCCTATTATGCGCTCCCATCTCACCGAATCCCCCGGCTCATCGCCAACATCCGCTCTAAAGGAGCCAACGCCGCCAACCGCACCTCCTCCGCCAACGTAATCTCCGGTTGCCGATCCCGCAGTGCCAAATATACCTTTTCCAGGGTATTCAAACGCATAAACGGGCATTCATTACAGGCGCAACCATTATTAGCCGGGGCGGGAATAAACACCTTCTCAGGAGCGGCCTTTTGCATCTGGTGAATAATCCCCGGCTCCGTCACCACGATAAATTCCGGTGCTTCATCCTGTTGCACATACTTGAGTAAACCGCTCGTCGAAGCAATATGATCCGCCAGACTTAAAACTGGGGTTTCACATTCCGGGTGAGCGATAATTTTCGCTGTGGGGTATCGCACTTTTAACTTGACCAACTGTTGATAGGAAAATGTTTCATGCACTAGACAACTCCCCGGCCACAGTACCATGTCTCTACCCGTTTTCTGCATCACATAACGCCCCAAATTTTGATCCGGGGCAAATAAAATCGGTTGCTCCGGGGGAATTTGTTGTACAATTGCCACCGCATTGGAACTGGTGCAAATAATATCGCTCATGGCCTTGATTGCCGCCGAACAATTGATATAAGAAATCACCACATGATCGGGATAACGAGCCTTGAATTGGGCAAACTCCGCGGGCGGGCAAGTATCCGCCAAAGAACAACCAGCCGCCAAATCCGGGAGCAAAACCTGCTTATCAGGGTTGAGAATTTTGGCCGTTTCCGCCATAAAATGCACCCCGGCAAACAAAATCACATCCGCCTCCGTATCAGCCGCCTGCCGGGACAACCCCAGGGAATCCCCCACATAATCCGCAATGTCCTGCACCTGGGATTCCTGATAATAGTGCGCCAAAATCACCGCCCGCAATTCCTGCTTGAGTGCCCGCACCGCCCCCACCAAATCCCGGGGCAGAACCGCCGCTTCCATCACCGGCAACAACATAGACCCACTCCTAAGAGAGTTTGTAACGCTTTGTTTAATTATAGTTGATTTCACCAAAAATAGTTTTCGGGGTGCGGGTCAGGTCAGTGCTTCCCCGCTTTGTCGGTGTTATGCCCCGGTTTCAGCAGTCCGAGACCCCAATCCTGTGGAAATGACGATTCCCGTTAAATGGCAAGCAGTGGCATTTTTTACGGGCTTAAATAAGTAGAAATGTCCTACTTCCCATCATTTGGAGGGGGACATTCCAGGGTCTCAGCGAAGATTTGATATTCTGTGAACTCACACAATTGGGGCAGGTTATCAGAGATTAAGGGAGTTTCTTTATCAATCAGCCTTAACCCTTTTTGATAGCCGATGCTAACCGCCTCAAAAAGATAAGGTTTTAGACTAGGATTTCTTTTCAGATGTAATTTAATTTCATCCCGTTGTTCTCGAATACTCCCCCACCAACTTTTTGTTCTCAGGTCTGGTTGGTAATACCATTTGAGTAAATGTCCCAAAAGAATACCTAAACGATTTTCCAATTCTCGTCTTTCCTGTTTTCCCAAGGAATCTAGCTCCTCAATTAAATTGATCATATCCAACTCTCCTAATTTCCCCTCGATCAACAACTGTTTCTGTCGCTGAAGCCAACCATGAAAGTCCAGTTCATAAAGATCACAGGATTTTTGTTGAGTCACGGATACCTAGGGGGAATAACGATAAACCTTCATCTATTTTATAAAAAAAGCTTACCCAAGGACACCCTATTGATGGGAACCGGCAGAGAGTTACATCGCTGCCTTGCCCCTATTCTCATCCCGTGGCGAAGCCCTAGAACTAAGTCCGGGGTCAGCCCCCTTTGTGACTGCTGATATTCAATTTTATAAAGATGTCCTTCACCCAATAGCAGTGAATCTCTATCTAATTGTAAAATGCTATGGCAATTCTGGCATTGCTGAGTAAAGCTATGAATCGCAATTCTAATTGAATTTGGAACAACGGTCGCAGGGGCACCGCCCCCGTCCCTGGTTCTGCAAAGTTTCTGTTCGTAAATCGTCTCATATTGCTATAGAGGTATCCAGTAATTATATTAGCCTACTCCATTCGTTTACTTGTTCACTACCTCCACTCCTGAACTATCCCCCTTTCGTTCATACCCTAAATTAGCAACGCCCCTCATCAAATCATATCCCAGCGCACCGGGTCACCTTTTTCGACAGCGCAACGAACCCGTTTTCCTAATAGGACATCGTAGTATTTAGGTGGCAATCCATACCCTGGACGAATCGAACGAATTGCTTCTGGCGTAATTACTTCCCCTACTTCCATATCCTTAACAAAATAGAGCGAACGCCGATAAACCAGGGATTTTTTCTCTGCTTCCGTTGGCCCATAGTGAACTTTTCCCAAAGCCTGCCATGCCCGGTGCGTTTCTTCTACGAGCATTTTCATCTCATGCGGTTCCATACTAAAAGCCGCATCTACCCCTCCATCCGCACGATTAAGGGTAAAGTGCTTTTCAATTACCGTTGCGCCCAATGCCACCGCCGCTACCGCCACCCCAATCCCTAGGGTATGATCTGATAAACCCACTTCACAACCAAACAATTTTTTCAAGTGGGGAATTGTGTGTAAATTAGAATTTTCTGGAGAAGCCGGATAGGTACTGGTACATTTAAGCAACGTAATCTGCTCATTGCCCACTGCCCGAATTGTACGGACGGCTTCATCAATTTCTGCTACGGTTGCCATGCCCGTTGACATAATAATAGGTTTCCCCGTTTGAGCAATTCGTTTAATCAAAGGTAAGTCAACGACTTCAAAGGAAGCAATTTTATAAAGTGGAGCATTGAGTCTTTCTAAAAAATCAACTGCGTTATGGTCAAAAGGAGTACTGAATGCGATTAAACCTAATTCGTTGGCTCTGTGAAAAATAGGGTCATGCCATTCCCAGGGGGTGTGGGCTTTTTGATAAAGTTCATACAATGACTGATTTTTCCACAAGCTACCTTCATCCCTAACAAAAAAATCATCCCGATTGGCATGGATAGTCATCGTATCCGCAGTGTAGGTTTGAATCTTAATAGCATGGACACCAGTTTGAGCCGCCGCCTCGACAATTTCTAAAGCCCGCTCTATGGACTGATTATGATTGCCAGACATTTCGGCAACCAGGAATGGTGCATAACCTGCTCCAATTTTTTGCTCGTTAATTTCAATTAATTTCATCGCTTAACCTCAATAAAAAATGATGAATATCAGCATCAAGATTTTCTTTTAATTTCAGTGCCTTATCCAAATTTATTTTAAGTTGTTCATACTCAATGGTAGTACCATAAGCATGTCGAAAAAAGTGACGAAAGCCACGCAGGTTATTCAGAATAGCATAGGTATTAGATGATAAAAGTGCAGGACGGATACCAGGAATATCTTTACTCATTCTTTGAAGTAACAAAGTGTGCCATTGGTTAGAACTACTAACGTTGTTCTCAAAACAACTAGCAACAATTTTTAATAAATCTTCAATAGCGCAGAAGAGGTTATGGATTTGATAGGCAATACTTTCTAAAATTACCTCATCATCTACCTGCAATTTGGCAACTCTATCTAGTAATTTTTGATGAATTCGCTCAATGTCATTCATTTGAGCTTCCAAATCAACTTTTAAGAAGATAAGTTTGTTACTGTCCATCGGATGCCTGCTTGTTTAATACGATTGCCAAAGTGACATTTATCAACTTCAATTATATCTACATTTCGTCCCATTGTCTCAGAAAGCAAGCCTATTACTGCAAAAAAGTCATCGGGATTAATTTGTTCAACAGCAATATCAATATCAGAATTATGATGAAATTTTTGGGGCTGTGTTAGCGAACCAAAAATATAGGCTGTGTAAATGCCATATTCCAATCCATTTTTATCTAGCCATTTCATGATTTTCTGCAATAAATCCTGGCGTTCTTCTTCATTCTGTAAAGCTCGATCGCCAAGAATTTGGTCTAGTTTAGAAGTATTAAAAGGAGTTGTTAATTGCATAGAATCAAGTGTTTATTTGGTGTAAATATTTTTGTGGCAACCTCAATTTCAATAATAGCACAAAACCATTTGACTAAATATCTGATTACGATCGTGCCCACTGCCTCGATAATTTCCAAGGCTCTCTCTAGCGACTGGTTGTGATTCCCAGACATTTCGGCAATCACAAAAAGCGGGTTTAAGCCAAACAAGTTAATATTCATAGCGCACTTTTTATGAGCGTGGGATGAATATACTCAATCTTAGCTTAACTTTCAATACAACCATAATAGCAGTGGGGAGCGGAGAAAGTAATTCTAATCAGCGGCTTTACAAAAATATTTTTCTCAGGACTAATTTCTTCTAAAGCTAAAGCATAACCACTTCTTTCTAAACAGGATTTAGATGCCAAATTGTCCGGTTTCACTTCCGCTCTTAAAAGAGAGATTGAAAATTTTTCATTGACTTGTTCTTTGAGTTTTTCTTCACTCAATTTAATTAGGTATGAACCTATGCTATTTCCTCGGAAGGCTCCTGATATACTATAGTTTAGCAACCAAAAATTCAGTTTGGCTTCATATCTTGCCTGCCCAATAGGAATATCCCCATAGTTAAGTATGTATATCTTAGTTTGATTATCATTTATTTTCTTAGAAAACCAATTCATATGCTGTTCTATTGATATTGCTTCCTCGTTCCAAGCATTTCTACGAACAACTCTATCGTTAGCCCATAAAAAAAACTTTAGTATGTCAGATTCATTTGTCTCTCTTATACTGAGTCTTTTATGGTCAAATTTATTTAGCAATTTGAAGCAGACTTTTTCCGTACCTAAGCCATCTACCAGTAAAAAACTAAGTTTTTGGTATTCTTGAAGTAGAGTGAACGTTTCTTGTTTTGATAAAATTTGAAGAATATTCATCAAGTCTTGAGAGAGAATACAGAAGCCATCTTTTGCTAAGGTTACAGAGCACTCTAATTGATTCTCAGCAACAGGTACTACGACTCCAGTTAGACCAAGACACATGCGCTCCCAAGTAATTGAGCCTCCTGACCCAAAATACCATGAACATTTCAGCATGACTTCTGCCATCTTATCAGTCTGGATATGTAAATTTCCTTCAGGAAACTGTTGCATTTGGGTTTCAATTGAAGCCCGATGAGGGTTAGAAGCACCAATCACTACTTCCGGTGCAAAATCTCCAATCTTGTGCAACACGCTTAATGCACTTCCTGTAAAATTATTTGGGTCAACACCACCAAAAAAGATGAAAACTTTACGAGGATCAAATGGAAGTTTTCCTTCCTGTTCTAGTTTTTTTCGTGCTTTGAGAAATTCGGGACGCAAAATTGCATACTCCGGACTTAATAACAACCGACAATGATCTGAAACTAAATCCGTGTAACGATCCCATTTATGAGTATAATTCTGATCTAAAAGAACATCACAATCATGGGGACGATTCGCCAAATCATCAATGACCATAATTTTTTTAACATAGGGTCTTAGAATGAGTTCCCATTTTGAATCAATACCGTAGTGATCAACAATGAGCCAGTCGGGAATGATTTCTAAACTTTTGAGAATGCTTATAGCTTCTTGTGCGTCAGATTGTTGATCTATGCCAAGCCAATTTTTTGAAGATACCTTTTGAGGCTTTGATAATAGATGCACTTGGAATTTCTGATCTTTAATCAACTGATTGATATTTTTGGTGTGATCCCGACAAATAAAAATGCAGTTTACCCCGTTCTTCCTCAATGCCTCTGCCAAAGTCAGACAACGCATTACATGACCTGTCCCAATTTCATATGATGAGTCAACCCGAAAGGCGATCTGCATGGAAAATCAGTTATTATTGGACTAAACTAAAATAATTTATGGCACTTCAATTGTAGCACTATGGACAAAAACTCTCTTTATGAAAAAGATTTTTATGCTTGGACACAGTGGCATATCCAAGCGTTATCGAATAGAACTGCGGCGGAACTGGATTGGGAAAATTTACAGAAGGAGTTGGAATCCTTGGGAAAACAGGAATATCGGGAATTAGTCAGCCGTCTTGCGGTGCTACTGGGACATTTGTTAAAGTGGGAATCTCAGCCTGAAAGCCGCTGTCGTAGCTGGTTTTTGACAATTCGGGAGCAACGCCGTGCTGTGCGGCGGCACCTAAAGCGTAACCCTAGTCTCGGTTCTTTGTGTCAGGACGCATTAGAAGATGGGTTTGAGGGTGGTGTGGATTTAGCTTTACGGGAGACTCAACTACCTCTTAGAGTTTTTCCAGAAAAATGCCCGTATCGTTTTGAGGAGATATTGAACGATCATTTTTACTGTGATACAAGTAAAGACTGGGAATAAGAAAAGCTGAGAATAAAGTTTAGTTTAATCGCTGAAAACCTGCATGGCAAATAGGTTGTTCTAGTAGGCTATATACATTAAGACCTTGCTCACACTGATAAATTTTGGCAAATACTTCGTCTAAAGCTGTAAAATACTGTTCGAGTAAAGAATCTTGATGGTCTATACAGACATAGATACTATTCCCCGCTAAAAAGCCTTTTTTGAGCATTTCTTGCGTAATCAGAGTTTTATAAGCAAGATGGTTATCGCTAGCAAACGAAAAACCTGTTAAGGCGGGGATACCCCAATGTTTTAGAGTTAAGCCATATTGATCAGCTAAAGATTGCCATCCCTGACGAATTTTTAGACCCGTCTCGGTAATTAACTCCCACGATTTGAGTTGCTCCATAACCTCCAAAGTTTTTAACCCAGCGACAGAACCAATGCGTTCCGTCCAGAAGGTACTGCTAATAAATGTATCCTGAACTGCTTCCATAACCGATCTCTTGCCAATAACAGCAGTGATTGCGTAGCCATTACCCAAGGCTTTACCAAACGTTACCATATCCGGTTCAATATCATATTTTTTGTGAATGCCACCAAAGGTTTCTCGAAAGCCAGAAGTACATTCATCAAATATTAAAACAATCCCTTTTTGAGTGCATAAATCTCTTACTTTCTCCAAGAAATTTTCTATAGGATCATTGTTGCGAGTAACCTCCATTATCACTACACCAATTTCATGTTCACTAATGATCTGCTCCAACTCAATAAAATTATTATAAGTGAAAGGTATTGCTGTGCCTGCTAGTCCTTTGGGTACACCCTGAGGCTCCAATCCAGACAGTAAATGCTTATTCAAATTATCCTGTGACTGCAAATTAGCAGATAAATACCAATCATGCCAGCCGTGATAACCACAAAAGGCTACTTTATCTTTACCGCTGGCTAGCCGTGCAATTCTTATCGCAATGGTACAAACTTCCCCACCTGTACGAGCAAATCTAACCATATTCGCCCAAGGATGTAACTCGATCAATCGTTCAGCTAAATATACTTCTTCAGGTGCATTAAACGTACTCATATTACCTTTGACTATTACTTCCTGTACGGCGGCATCTACTTCAGGATGACCATAGCCTAAGATATTTGTACCAATTCCCATAATTGACATATCAATATATTCATTATTGTCTAAATCCCATACGCTACATCCTTTGGCTTTACTAAAGTAACTAGGCCAATACTTGGGTAAAAACATTTCTGAACGTTTGGATAGCAACATGCTCCCACCAGGGATAACCTTTTTTGCTCGCTTCCATAATTTTTGTCCAGTACCTAAGATAACCCCCTCATTTCTCGCAATATGTTGATTGATTGTGAATATCTCTGGCTTTTCCTGTTGTAACTGCCAAATTTCTTGCCATGAGAAATCTAATCTCGGTGAAAAATATTCAAAGACTTTTTTGACGACTTGATAATCCTCCAGTTCATCTACTGTCCAGCGGCAGTGAGAAATATCAATCGGGCATTCCAAAAACTTCAATTCAAATAAACCACTATCTCTGATGTAGAGTGATACATGTTCCCTTTCCAGTCCTGAAAGCCCTTCATACCACGCTTGCTCTAAGGCTTTGAAAGAAAATATCTCTACATCTAATCCATCGCCAAAACCAGGACTGGTAGCACAGTAATCTACGGATGAATTTTCAAATAGCTCGATCACTTGATCAACTATTCTTGGGTCAAGCAGAGGGCAATCTGCTGTAATTCTGATTACTGTTTCCGCTTGATACTTTTGGGCGACTTTATAGTATCTGTCCAAAACATCATATTCACTGCCAATTTCACAAGTATAACCAAGTTTCTGTACAGCATCTATAATCGGCAAGTTTCCGGATCGTTCACCCGTCGCTACAACAATTCCTTCTATTCGTTTGGATTTACTCAGTCGGTAGAGAAGGAACTCAATTAGAGGTTTACCCAAAACAGGAAGCATAACCTTATTGGGCAAGCGTGTAG encodes the following:
- a CDS encoding aminotransferase class III-fold pyridoxal phosphate-dependent enzyme translates to MTTLAIIQARMKSTRLPNKVMLPVLGKPLIEFLLYRLSKSKRIEGIVVATGERSGNLPIIDAVQKLGYTCEIGSEYDVLDRYYKVAQKYQAETVIRITADCPLLDPRIVDQVIELFENSSVDYCATSPGFGDGLDVEIFSFKALEQAWYEGLSGLEREHVSLYIRDSGLFELKFLECPIDISHCRWTVDELEDYQVVKKVFEYFSPRLDFSWQEIWQLQQEKPEIFTINQHIARNEGVILGTGQKLWKRAKKVIPGGSMLLSKRSEMFLPKYWPSYFSKAKGCSVWDLDNNEYIDMSIMGIGTNILGYGHPEVDAAVQEVIVKGNMSTFNAPEEVYLAERLIELHPWANMVRFARTGGEVCTIAIRIARLASGKDKVAFCGYHGWHDWYLSANLQSQDNLNKHLLSGLEPQGVPKGLAGTAIPFTYNNFIELEQIISEHEIGVVIMEVTRNNDPIENFLEKVRDLCTQKGIVLIFDECTSGFRETFGGIHKKYDIEPDMVTFGKALGNGYAITAVIGKRSVMEAVQDTFISSTFWTERIGSVAGLKTLEVMEQLKSWELITETGLKIRQGWQSLADQYGLTLKHWGIPALTGFSFASDNHLAYKTLITQEMLKKGFLAGNSIYVCIDHQDSLLEQYFTALDEVFAKIYQCEQGLNVYSLLEQPICHAGFQRLN
- the pseG gene encoding UDP-2,4-diacetamido-2,4,6-trideoxy-beta-L-altropyranose hydrolase translates to MQIAFRVDSSYEIGTGHVMRCLTLAEALRKNGVNCIFICRDHTKNINQLIKDQKFQVHLLSKPQKVSSKNWLGIDQQSDAQEAISILKSLEIIPDWLIVDHYGIDSKWELILRPYVKKIMVIDDLANRPHDCDVLLDQNYTHKWDRYTDLVSDHCRLLLSPEYAILRPEFLKARKKLEQEGKLPFDPRKVFIFFGGVDPNNFTGSALSVLHKIGDFAPEVVIGASNPHRASIETQMQQFPEGNLHIQTDKMAEVMLKCSWYFGSGGSITWERMCLGLTGVVVPVAENQLECSVTLAKDGFCILSQDLMNILQILSKQETFTLLQEYQKLSFLLVDGLGTEKVCFKLLNKFDHKRLSIRETNESDILKFFLWANDRVVRRNAWNEEAISIEQHMNWFSKKINDNQTKIYILNYGDIPIGQARYEAKLNFWLLNYSISGAFRGNSIGSYLIKLSEEKLKEQVNEKFSISLLRAEVKPDNLASKSCLERSGYALALEEISPEKNIFVKPLIRITFSAPHCYYGCIES
- a CDS encoding nucleotidyltransferase family protein produces the protein MQLTTPFNTSKLDQILGDRALQNEEERQDLLQKIMKWLDKNGLEYGIYTAYIFGSLTQPQKFHHNSDIDIAVEQINPDDFFAVIGLLSETMGRNVDIIEVDKCHFGNRIKQAGIRWTVTNLSS
- the pseI gene encoding pseudaminic acid synthase, which gives rise to MKLIEINEQKIGAGYAPFLVAEMSGNHNQSIERALEIVEAAAQTGVHAIKIQTYTADTMTIHANRDDFFVRDEGSLWKNQSLYELYQKAHTPWEWHDPIFHRANELGLIAFSTPFDHNAVDFLERLNAPLYKIASFEVVDLPLIKRIAQTGKPIIMSTGMATVAEIDEAVRTIRAVGNEQITLLKCTSTYPASPENSNLHTIPHLKKLFGCEVGLSDHTLGIGVAVAAVALGATVIEKHFTLNRADGGVDAAFSMEPHEMKMLVEETHRAWQALGKVHYGPTEAEKKSLVYRRSLYFVKDMEVGEVITPEAIRSIRPGYGLPPKYYDVLLGKRVRCAVEKGDPVRWDMI
- a CDS encoding DUF29 domain-containing protein — its product is MDKNSLYEKDFYAWTQWHIQALSNRTAAELDWENLQKELESLGKQEYRELVSRLAVLLGHLLKWESQPESRCRSWFLTIREQRRAVRRHLKRNPSLGSLCQDALEDGFEGGVDLALRETQLPLRVFPEKCPYRFEEILNDHFYCDTSKDWE